The following are from one region of the Mixophyes fleayi isolate aMixFle1 chromosome 7, aMixFle1.hap1, whole genome shotgun sequence genome:
- the LOC142098096 gene encoding cold-inducible RNA-binding protein B-like yields VLSRQSKLFIGGLSFDTNEGNLEEVFCKYGLITEVVVVKDRETKRSRGFGFVTYENPEDAKDALQAMNGKSVDGRQIRVDQAGKFSGDRRGGYRGGSSGGRGFFRGGGDRGYGSSRFESRSGGYGGSGGSRDYYGSGRSQGGYSDRSGGSYRDSYDSYATHNQ; encoded by the coding sequence GTTCTGTCCAGACAATCCAAACTTTTTATCGGCGGTCTGAGCTTTGACACCAACGAGGGGAATCTGGAAGAAGTGTTCTGCAAATATGGTCTGATCACAGAGGTGGTTGTGGTAAAGGATCGGGAAACTAAGAGATCCAGGGGATTTGGCTTTGTTACGTATGAGAACCCAGAGGATGCCAAAGATGCCTTGCAGGCAATGAATGGAAAGTCTGTGGATGGACGTCAGATTCGTGTGGATCAGGCTGGCAAGTTCTCCGGTGACAGGAGAGGAGGTTACAGAGGAGGCTCATCTGGAGGAAGAGGATTCTTCCGTGGTGGCGGTGACAGGGGCTATGGAAGCAGCAGGTTTGAGAGCAGGAGTGGAGGATATGGTGGCAGTGGTGGCTCAAGGGATTATTATGGAAGTGGCAGGAGTCAAGGAGGTTATAGTGATCGCTCAGGAGGGTCCTACAGAGACAGCTATGATAGCTATGCTACACACAAccagtaa